The Gemmatimonadales bacterium nucleotide sequence CCCTGCTCTACATCGGGCTGGTGATGCTGCGCTACGGGCTGGCGATGGCGGAAGCACGCGAGGAGGGCGGAGATGTTACCTGAGCCCCCCGCGAACGGCGGCTATATGGTGGCGGCATACATCGTGGCGCCGGTGATTCTGATCGGGTACCTGTTGAGATTGTGGAGCCGGGCGCGGAGGGGAAGGTGAGGGAAGGTGGGGCCTGAGGCAGGGTGAGGCAGGGGAAAATGCCGTCCCCACAGTCACCTTGCCCCACCCTGCCTCACCCTGCGACCCTCTTCGGCAGCAGCAGGTGCTCCCAGAACAATGCCGCCAGCACTCCACCCACGATCGGCCCCACCCAATAGACCAGATGTCCGACCCACTGCCCGGAGACCAGGGCCGGGCCGAAGGCGCGCGCAGGGTTCATCGCGGCGCCGGTGAGCGGGCCACCGACGATGATGTCGAACAACAGCACCAACCCCACGCCGAAGCCGCCCACCTTGGGCGCATCCGGATTGACGCAGGTGCCGAACACGGCGGAGACCAGGAAGAAGGTGAGCACGGCCTCGATGATGAGCGCCTGCATCAGAGTGACGCTGCCCGCGATGGTCGGCGTGCCCAGCGAGGGAGCCCGCCAGACGGCCACCGGGTAGATCATCCGGATCAGCAGCGAAGCGAGGACCGCGCCCACCAGCTGGGCGACGATGTAGGCACCGGCGGTGGAGGCGTTGGTCCGGCGGGCCGAGAGCAGTCCCAGCGTGACCGCCGGGTTGAGGTGGCCGCCGGAGATGCTCATGGTGGCCGTGATCATGACCGACAGCACCAGGGCATGCGCGACCGCGACGCCGAGCACGCCGTAATTGGCATCGGGGTAATACTTGGTGATGACCGAGCCGGTGCCGATGAAGACCAGCCCGAACGTTCCCAACCCTTCGGCGAGCGAGCTGCGAAACAGCGAAGGCATCGGCGTTCCTCTGTTGATGTCGACTGGCGGTCGGGACGGCCGCGAATCTAGGCGTCCGCGCGCCGAAACACCAGCGCCGCGTTGATCCCGCCGAAGCCGAAGGAGTTGCTGAGCAGATACTCGGGAGTGATCGCCTGTCCATCGCCGGTCACGTGGGCGAGATCGCAGGCGGGATCGCGGGTCTCGAGATTGAGGGTCGGGGGCACCCAACCGCGCCGCGCCGCGAGGGCGCAGATGGCGGCTTCGATGGCGCCGCTGGCACCGAGCGCGTGGCCGTAATATCCCTTGGTGCCGCTCAATGCCAGCCGGTGGGCGTGCTCTCCGAACACCTGCTTGATCGACAGATTCTCGGTCGGATCGTTGAGCGGCGTCGACGAGCCGTGGGCGTTGATGTAGCCGATGTCCTGGGGCGCCACGCGCGCCTCGTCGAGCGCCCGCCGGATGGCGCGTGCGGCCTGCTGACCGTCGGGCCGGGGGGCGGTCATGTGATGGGCGTCGTTGGTGAGGCCGAATCCGCAGACCTCGGCGTAGATCGGCGCCCCCCGCGCCAGCGCCCGCCCTCGCTCCTCCAGCAGCAGCACGGCCGCGCCTTCCGCCATCACGAAGCCGTCCCGCGCCGCGTCGAAGGGACGGCTCGCGTGAGCGGGATCGTCGTTCCGGGTGGACATCGCCCGGATGATGGCGAAGGCCCCGAAGCAGAGGGGCGCGAGCGGCGCTTCCGCGCCGCCGGCGATCATCACGTCCGCATCGCCCCGAACGATGGCGCGGAAGCCGTCCCCGATGGCGATGGCGCCCGAGGCGCAGCTCATCCCGTTGGTCGAATTGGGGCCGGTGCAGCCGAACTCGATGGCGATGTTGCAGCTCGCCGCGCCGGCGAAGACCGTCAGCGCCAGCGACGGATCGACCGCGCGGGGGCCCTGGGTGAGGAAGTTGTTGTACTGCCGCTCCCCGTGAGCGACGCCGCCGAGCGCCGTACCCATCATGGCCCCGACCCGGTCGGGGTCCTCCCGGGCCAGGTCGAGCTCGGCGTCGGCCAGCGCCATGCGGGTGGCGGCGATGGCAAACTGGGAGTAGCGGTCCAGCCGGCGGGCGCGTCGCTCCTCGACATGGTCGGTGGCGACAAAGTCATCGACCTCCCCCGCGATGCGCGACTTGAACACCGAGGGATCGAACCGGGTGATGCAGCGGATCGCCGAGCGCCGCTCCTGGAGCCCGGCCCAGAGTCCCTCGACGCCCAGACCGATCGGGGTGACGGCCCCGACACCGGTGATGACTACCCGGCGCGGCTCAGACACGGGGCACCTCAACCGCGCGCCGGATTCCGGCGAGGGTGCGCGAGGCGATCCCGTGGATGAACACCGGGCCGATGACCCAGTTGGCGGCGGCTCTGCCCATGAGCGGCCAGCGGGGCCCGGTCCACTGATGCACGATGGTCACGTCGGTCTCCTCCTCCACCGGCTCGATCCGCCAGACCACGTCCATGCCGGTCGTGATGCCCCGAACGTGAAGATAGTGTACCTCCCCCGCCTCCCGATCCACCCGCATCTCCGACACCCACCAGGTGGGATAGCGCAATCGCCCGAAGGGCCGCCAAGCCGCCATCTCCACCAGACCGCCCTCGCCCCGCCGCTCCAGCATCCGCACCCAGCGGTAGTGGCCGAGCAGCGCCGGCCACCGCTCCACCTCCACCGCCGCATCGAGCACCCGGGCGGGTGCGGCCCGCATCCGGATCCGGTCGACGGTACGCATCACCTGGCCGCCGGCCGCCAGGTGGCCACCAGCCGGAGCCCCGGCCGGCGCTCGACCAGCGCGTCGACCCCCGCTGCCGCCAGGAGGGCGCGAAGCTCTCCAGTGGTATACCCGCGCCGGATGGAGGTTATTCCGTCCGCCCGGGTTATCCGGTCGAACCTCAGCGCCCGCGCACCGAGCCAGAAGGCAGGTGGCCCCAGGCGGCTCCGGCGCAGGTCCGCCACGATCACGCCGAGTCGCGCCAGCCGATCGCAATTCCGGAGCAGGCGGATGGCGGAGGGCCGGGCGAGATGGTGCAGCAGCTGGCTTACCAGCACCAAATCGACCGACCGCGCGCGCACCGGTGGCGCGCCCCCGCACGCCACCGCAGTGGGGAGCCCCGCCCGGCGCGCGAGCCGCGCGGCCACCGGGCTCCGCTCCAGCCCGACCGGCACCAGCTGCAGGCCGCGCCGCCGCGCCAGACGCATGGCCATGAGGGGCAGGTCGCCGATGCCGGTGCCGATGTCGAGCAGGGTGAGGCAGGTCCCCGCCGGCAGGCCCTGGAGCATCCGGATGAGCCCGTGACGCACGGCGGCGGCGCCACCGAACCAGCGGTTGGCCCGCGCGATGTTCTCCAGCGAGAGCGACACCGCGCGGGGATCGGCGGCGGGATCGTCCAGCAGCTCCGCGCCGACCGGGCTGAGCAGCAACGGCTCCATCAGCTTCATCCGAGCGCGGCGTAGCCGCCGCGGTAGTAGAGCAGCGGGCGGCCCTCGGTGGTGGAGCCGCTGGTCACCAGGCCTATGATGATGCTGTGGTCGCCCCCGGGATACTGGGCGTAGCGCCGGCAGCCGATGTAGCCGATGGCGCCGCCCAGCAGGATCTCTCCCTGGGGCCCGGTCTGATAGCCCACCCCTTGAAACCGGTCCTCGTGCGGGTCGGCGAATCGGCGCGCCAGCGCCTCCTGGGAGCTTTCGAGGATGTTTACCGCGAAGCCCGGCGCCGCCAGGATGACATCGTGCAGCTCGGCCTGGCGTTCGACGCAGACCGAGAGCAGCGGCGGCTCCAGGGAGACCGATGCCAGGCTGTTGGCCGTCATGCCCACCGGCCGGCCGTCGGATCGCTCGACGGTGACGATGGTGACGCCGGTCGCGAACCGACCGAGGCACTCGCGGAACTGGGCGGCATCGACCCCGGCGTGGCTCAAAGGACCATCCTGGCGAGGAAGACCGGATTGAGCACTTCCCGGGCGGGAACGAAGTCGCCGGTGACGCCGATCAGCGTATGGGCCATGCCGGGCCGCCGCCCCAGCCGGGCCACGGCGCGATCGAACAGTCGCGGCCACCACATCCCGTAGCCGATGAGGCGCTCGACCGCCCACTTGCCGGCGAAGGCGCGCCGGCGAGCCCGGCGGTAGCCGGCCAGCCGCGCCGCGGACACGGTCCCCGTGCAGGCCAGTGCCTCGCCGGCAACGCCGGCAAGCAGCTCGGCGCCGCGCAAGGCGCTGAAGATGCCCTCGCCCGTGAACGGGTCGAAGAAGTCGGCGGCATCGCCCACCAGCGCCGCGCCATCGGCTGTCACCCGACCGGACCAGGCGGCGAACGGGCCGGTCGCGAGGACCTTCCGGACCAGGTGCCCGGCGGACACCCGCTGACACACGCCGGGGAACTCGCGCAGCGTCTCCAGGAAGAACGACTCCAGCCGCCCGCGTGCGGCACCCGCGCGCGCGGCCGGCACGACCAGCGCAACGTTGGTGGTCCCGCCGCCGATGGGATTGAGTCCCACGTACCCGCGCGAGCCCACGTGCAGCTCGGCGGAGTCGGCCATGGCCTGCACACCCTCCACGTGCGCCACGAAGGCGACCCGGCGCGGCCGGCCATAGGTCCGGGATCCCAGCCGCCGGGCCACGACGGACCGCAGGCCGTCGGCACCGATGGTGAGCCGGGCGCGGAGTGCATGGCGGCGTCCCTCGGCGTCCCGGACCAGCGCACCGGCGATGCCGCCGCGATCGTAGAGCAGCTCCTCGACCGTGGTCCGCTCCAGCACGGATGCGCCGGCGCGACGGGCGGCCTCGACCAGCGCGTGATCCAGGATCCTGCGGGAGACCGAGAGCCCGGTGGCGCGGAAGGGCCGGTGGCTGGCCAGCGCGAAGACGCCGTGGAGCCGCGCGCCGCGGGACGCCGTCACGGCAGTCCCCTGCAGCGCGACCGCGCCGGACGCCTCGAGCGCGGCGACGACGCCGAGCCGGTCGAGGAGGCGGACCGCTTCCGGGCTCATGTACTCGGAGCAGGGCTTATCGCGGGGAAAGGCGGCCCGATCGACGGCCATCACCTTGAATCCGGCTCCTGCCAGCGAGGCGGCGATTGCGCTGCCCCCTGGCCCGGCGCCGACCACCAGCGCGTCGAGCAGCCGGTGGGGCTCAGCCGAGGCGGTGATACTCGAATCCATCGAGGACCAGCCGATCGGGGGAGAAGCCGGCGAAGGAGAACTCGAACGTCACCGAGGTCCCGTCCGCGTAGGTGATCACCACCTGGGACACGTTGGTGCGGTAGGCGCAGTCCCGCTCGGTCGTGCGGGGAAACCCCTCGGCCAGCGACTCGGTAACGACCGTCTGGTGGCAGGCGCCCGCGGTGTCGAAGCGCCAGGTGGTCGTCCAGCGCTGCAGGTCATCGGCGACCCGCACCAGGGCGACGGTCTCCCAGGTGCCGGCCAGCGTAGCGGAGCTGACCCCGCCGGCTCGACCGCCACCACCGGCATCGCCGGCATCGCCGGCATCGCCGGGAAAAGGGAGGCCGGCGTCCGGGGCCAGCGGCTCGCCGCCACAGGAGAGCGACAGGATCAGGGCGACGGACCAGAGAACGCCCAGCCGGCGAGCGCGAGGAGCGCGGCGGCCGTGGTGGCGGCGAGGTTCACCCCGTCGTTGTCCAGCCACGCGATCCCTCCCTGTCGAACGGTCGGCGTGCCGCAGCGGTGCACCCGCCATTCGCTGAACTCGCCGCATCCCGGGCAGACAAACCGCCCCTGCAGCGCGGCACCGAGGGCGGAATCCAGCAGCATTCCCCCGAAACCTACCAGCGCGGCGAGTGGCAGGAGCCGCGGCGCTCCGGCGGCCAGCGCACCGAGTGCCGCAACCAATAGCGCGCCGGCCGCGGCCGCGGCACTCCCAAGAACAGTAACACCGCCATTGGTCCCCGGCGGGACCACGCGGCCGGACCAGAGCAGCCGGGGGGGAGGTCCGCTGCGGCTGCCGATGGCGGTGCCCCAGGTGTCTGCGGCGGCGGCGGCGAGGCTGCCGGTGATCACCCACAACCCGGCCTGGCCGCAACAAATTCCCAGGAGCCCGCCAAGCGCGGCCGGCCCGCCATTGGCGAGAACCTGACGGTGATCCCGGCGATGGCCCTTGGGGTCGAGCCCGGGGGCGGCGAGCGTCAGGCGGGAGACGGCGCTGCTGGAGACGAAGAAAGCGGCCAGGACCGCGCCGCCTTGCCACCCGCTTCCAAGGAGAACCAGCGTTCCCACCATCCAGGCCGCCACCGCACCCGACGCCGTGAGGCTCCGGGCCCGCCAGGCCGCCAGCGCGACGGCCGCGGCGGTGAGCGCCGCGATCCCTGATGGCACCACCGTCAGCCTGGCCCGGCCTCGCTCCGGAGAAGATCGAGGATCCGCTGACGCAGCGCGCCGGGGCAGGTCTCCTTGCGGGCGCGCTCCTCCAGCATCCGGAGGAAGTTCTCCTCGAAGCGGGCGTGATCGAAGCAATGGCGGCAGTGGTCCAGGTGCCGCCGGAGCTCGGTGGCGACCCCGGGCGTCAGCTCGCGCTTGAGATAGTCCTGAAGCTGCTCCACGGCCTCCCGGCAGTTCATCTCCTCGGCCATGGGTCAGGCCTTCCGCGGCTTGATGTAGCCCATCTCTACCGCGTGCTGGTAGAGCGCCGCCTGCAGCAGGCGCCGGCCCCGAAAGAGCCGGGACTTGACCGTGCCGACCGGAATCTGGAGCGCTTCGGCGATCTCGGCATAGCGCATTCCCTCCATGTCGCTCAATACCAGCACCTCACGGAACTCCGGCGGCAGCGCGTCCACCGCCTGGAGCACCTTCTCGTCCACGATCTGGGAGAAGAAGGCCCCTTCCGGGTCGGCGGACTCGATGTCCCGGTAGATGGCGTGCGGCTCGATGGCTTCGAGGTCCATCGCGACCGGCTCCAGCTTGCGCCGGCGGTAATCATTGATGAAGGTGTTACGCAGTATGGTGAGGAGCCATCCCTTGGCGTTGGTGCCCGGCCGGTACTGGCGCCAGGAGCGATACGCCTTGAGCATGGTGTCCTGGACCAGGTCCTCGGCGCGGGCGGCGTCGCCGGTCAGCCGGAGCGCCACGCGGTAGAGCGCGTCGAGATGAGGCAGGGCCTCGTGGTCGAAGGAGGGCCCGGCCGCGGTGGGCTCGGCCATGGAAAGAATGTAATGACCCCGCTAACTTCTGCGCACAATCCCCGTGCCTACTCCTTCGTCGGTCCCCGCCCTCATTCCCCTCAGCCTGCTGGAGGCGATCCGCAACCTCGACACCCCGGTGGAGGACGGGTTGGACGAGCTGGCGGAGGAGATCGTGGTGCGCCGGCTCGGACTCAGTCCGACGGTGGCGGCGCAGATCCAGCGCTACCGGCAGACGGCGGAAAAGAACGGCGGAGTGGAGCTCGACGAGGCGGTGTCCGTGCTCCGCCTGGTGGGACGACGTCCCGATGCGCCGCTGGTCTTCGCCGACGCCGGCCGGCGGGCGGCCCGGTACGCCGTGCGGGCCCATGGCCGGGGAAGCCGGACGCTCGCCCGGGTCTCGCCCTCGGGTCTCGGACCGCGGATCTCGCGGCGGGCCTCGGCCCGGCTGGCGCGCGAGGTCTTCGGAGGTGAGCTCAAGGCCCGTCCTCAGGGCAGCGAGGTCCGGATGAGCAGTCCGCTTTCCATCCAGGCGTTTCCCGACGGCGCGGCCTGCGCGTTCTACGGCTCGGCCTACGGCGAGCTGCTCCGCTGCCTCAGCGGATTCGAGGGCGCGATGCTGCACCGGCAGTGTCGCTCCCGAGGCGAGGACACCTGCATCTGGCAGACCGCGGCGGCCGAGGTGTACGAATGATCCCGGCACCGGCGGAGCTTCGGGAGGCGCTGGCAGAGGCCAGGGCGGATGGCTGGCTGCTCTTCGACTTTCATGGGCTCAATCCGGTGGCGGGTCGGATCCTGGGACTCGGCGGGCTGGCCACCCGGCGGATCTTCGTGCTGCTCCCCAAGGAGGGTGACCCGGTGGCGGTGGCGCATCGGATCGAGCTGCAGGCGCTGGAGGATTTTCCGGGCCGGGTGATCCCCTACGCCGGATGGCAGGAGCTTCACGCCGCGCTGGGAGATCTGGTACACGGTCGAACCCTGGCGATGGAGATCTCCCCCGAGGACGCGGTGCCCTACCTCGACCGGGTGCCTTACGGAGTGATCGAGCTGCTGCGCCGCCTGGGCGCCACGGTGGTGCCCTCGGGTGCCCTGGTGAGCCGGTTCGCCGCGCGCTGGACGCCGGCTGAGGCAGAGGACCACCGGGCCGCCGCGGAGGTGCTGGCAAGCGTGGCGCGTGCCGAGCTGGCCCGCGCGGTGACGGAAGCCGACGCCGGACTGACCGAGTCGGCCCTGCAGGCGAGGGTGGTGCAGGCGGCCGAGACGCGGGGCCTGGTCTTTAACACCCGGCCGATCGTCGGCTTCGGCGCCAACGCCGCCATGCCGCACTATG carries:
- a CDS encoding aquaporin is translated as MPSLFRSSLAEGLGTFGLVFIGTGSVITKYYPDANYGVLGVAVAHALVLSVMITATMSISGGHLNPAVTLGLLSARRTNASTAGAYIVAQLVGAVLASLLIRMIYPVAVWRAPSLGTPTIAGSVTLMQALIIEAVLTFFLVSAVFGTCVNPDAPKVGGFGVGLVLLFDIIVGGPLTGAAMNPARAFGPALVSGQWVGHLVYWVGPIVGGVLAALFWEHLLLPKRVAG
- the fabF gene encoding beta-ketoacyl-ACP synthase II → MSEPRRVVITGVGAVTPIGLGVEGLWAGLQERRSAIRCITRFDPSVFKSRIAGEVDDFVATDHVEERRARRLDRYSQFAIAATRMALADAELDLAREDPDRVGAMMGTALGGVAHGERQYNNFLTQGPRAVDPSLALTVFAGAASCNIAIEFGCTGPNSTNGMSCASGAIAIGDGFRAIVRGDADVMIAGGAEAPLAPLCFGAFAIIRAMSTRNDDPAHASRPFDAARDGFVMAEGAAVLLLEERGRALARGAPIYAEVCGFGLTNDAHHMTAPRPDGQQAARAIRRALDEARVAPQDIGYINAHGSSTPLNDPTENLSIKQVFGEHAHRLALSGTKGYYGHALGASGAIEAAICALAARRGWVPPTLNLETRDPACDLAHVTGDGQAITPEYLLSNSFGFGGINAALVFRRADA
- a CDS encoding SRPBCC family protein, with the protein product MRTVDRIRMRAAPARVLDAAVEVERWPALLGHYRWVRMLERRGEGGLVEMAAWRPFGRLRYPTWWVSEMRVDREAGEVHYLHVRGITTGMDVVWRIEPVEEETDVTIVHQWTGPRWPLMGRAAANWVIGPVFIHGIASRTLAGIRRAVEVPRV
- a CDS encoding methyltransferase domain-containing protein — its product is MEPLLLSPVGAELLDDPAADPRAVSLSLENIARANRWFGGAAAVRHGLIRMLQGLPAGTCLTLLDIGTGIGDLPLMAMRLARRRGLQLVPVGLERSPVAARLARRAGLPTAVACGGAPPVRARSVDLVLVSQLLHHLARPSAIRLLRNCDRLARLGVIVADLRRSRLGPPAFWLGARALRFDRITRADGITSIRRGYTTGELRALLAAAGVDALVERRPGLRLVATWRPAAR
- a CDS encoding flavin reductase family protein; its protein translation is MSHAGVDAAQFRECLGRFATGVTIVTVERSDGRPVGMTANSLASVSLEPPLLSVCVERQAELHDVILAAPGFAVNILESSQEALARRFADPHEDRFQGVGYQTGPQGEILLGGAIGYIGCRRYAQYPGGDHSIIIGLVTSGSTTEGRPLLYYRGGYAALG
- a CDS encoding FAD-dependent monooxygenase, with amino-acid sequence MDSSITASAEPHRLLDALVVGAGPGGSAIAASLAGAGFKVMAVDRAAFPRDKPCSEYMSPEAVRLLDRLGVVAALEASGAVALQGTAVTASRGARLHGVFALASHRPFRATGLSVSRRILDHALVEAARRAGASVLERTTVEELLYDRGGIAGALVRDAEGRRHALRARLTIGADGLRSVVARRLGSRTYGRPRRVAFVAHVEGVQAMADSAELHVGSRGYVGLNPIGGGTTNVALVVPAARAGAARGRLESFFLETLREFPGVCQRVSAGHLVRKVLATGPFAAWSGRVTADGAALVGDAADFFDPFTGEGIFSALRGAELLAGVAGEALACTGTVSAARLAGYRRARRRAFAGKWAVERLIGYGMWWPRLFDRAVARLGRRPGMAHTLIGVTGDFVPAREVLNPVFLARMVL
- a CDS encoding DUF92 domain-containing protein, translating into MPSGIAALTAAAVALAAWRARSLTASGAVAAWMVGTLVLLGSGWQGGAVLAAFFVSSSAVSRLTLAAPGLDPKGHRRDHRQVLANGGPAALGGLLGICCGQAGLWVITGSLAAAAADTWGTAIGSRSGPPPRLLWSGRVVPPGTNGGVTVLGSAAAAAGALLVAALGALAAGAPRLLPLAALVGFGGMLLDSALGAALQGRFVCPGCGEFSEWRVHRCGTPTVRQGGIAWLDNDGVNLAATTAAALLALAGWAFSGPSP
- a CDS encoding zf-HC2 domain-containing protein; protein product: MAEEMNCREAVEQLQDYLKRELTPGVATELRRHLDHCRHCFDHARFEENFLRMLEERARKETCPGALRQRILDLLRSEAGPG
- a CDS encoding sigma-70 family RNA polymerase sigma factor; its protein translation is MAEPTAAGPSFDHEALPHLDALYRVALRLTGDAARAEDLVQDTMLKAYRSWRQYRPGTNAKGWLLTILRNTFINDYRRRKLEPVAMDLEAIEPHAIYRDIESADPEGAFFSQIVDEKVLQAVDALPPEFREVLVLSDMEGMRYAEIAEALQIPVGTVKSRLFRGRRLLQAALYQHAVEMGYIKPRKA
- a CDS encoding M24 family metallopeptidase; translated protein: MIPAPAELREALAEARADGWLLFDFHGLNPVAGRILGLGGLATRRIFVLLPKEGDPVAVAHRIELQALEDFPGRVIPYAGWQELHAALGDLVHGRTLAMEISPEDAVPYLDRVPYGVIELLRRLGATVVPSGALVSRFAARWTPAEAEDHRAAAEVLASVARAELARAVTEADAGLTESALQARVVQAAETRGLVFNTRPIVGFGANAAMPHYEPHPGRDATLRRGDVVLLDLWAGRSLTTVFADQTWMGFAGADPPERVRRVWTVVRDARDAAVTAIRAAAAAGRSIAGYEADRAARGVIEEAGYGSAFVHRTGHSIDRDLHGSGPHLDDFETHDDRRLTPGVGFSVEPGIYLAGEFGVRSEVNMYWGAEGPEVTPREPQRELILAPG